ACTAATACACTAATTTTTTAGCCACTAATGCAATAATTTTTAGCTACTAATACATTTTTTGTATCCTCACGAACAACTACATGTTCTTTATGATTTTAAATTCAATAATTAGAAAGCAAAAAAATCCGCTGAAAACTCAGCGGATTTTTAAATACAATTATAGAATTCAGATCACTTGACTTCTTCAAAGTCCACGTCTTCAACATCATCTTTTGAATCTGAATCTTTAGAGTTTTTAGCATCTTGTTGAGCTCCAGCATCAGTTGCATCACCTTGTGCTTGTTGTGCTTCGGCTTGAGCTTTATACATTTCTTCAGATACTTTTTTCCACTCTTCGTTCAGTTTATCAAGTGCTGGTGTGATTTTTTCAACATCACCTGTTTTGTGTGCTTCTTTCAATTCGCCAAGAGCATCTTCAATTGGCTTTTTCTTATCTTCTGGAAGTTTATCGCCAAATTCTTTCATCTGACTTTCTGTTTGAAAAATCATAGCATCGGCTTCGTTGAGTTTATCAACTCTTTCTTTAGCTTTTTTATCAGCTTCAGCATTAGCTTCAGCTTCTTTTTTCATTTTTTCTATTTCTTCTTCAGTCAATCCAGAAGACGCTTCAATTCTGATGTCTTGTTTCTTACCAGTGGCTTTATCTTCAGCACTTACATTGATAATTCCATTTGCATCAATATCAAAAGTCACTTCAATTTGTGGCGTACCGCGTTTTGCTGGTGGAATACCATCTAAGTGAAAACGACCAATTGTTTTGTTGTCTTTCGCCATCGGACGCTCACCTTGTAAAACGTGAATTTCTACACTTGGCTGATTGTCTTGTGCCGTAGAGAAAATCTGTGATTTCTTAGTCGGTATAGTTGTGTTGGCTTCAATCAATTTTGTATTTACGCCACCCATAGTTTCTATACCAAGAGACAATGGTGTAACATCAAGAAGCAATACATCCTTAACATCTCCAGTCAAAACACCACCTTGAATAGCAGCACCAATAGCAACAACTTCATCAGGATTTACGCCTTTGCTTGGTTTTTTACCAAAGAATTTTTCAACCGCTTCTTGCACTGCAGGAATACGAGTTGAACCACCAACAAGAATAATCTCGTTGATATCATTTTTACTCAATCCAGCAGATTTTAAAGCTTTTTCACATGGTGCAATGGTTTTTTTAACCAAATCGCTGATCAATTGTTCAAACTTAGAGCGTGATAAAGTTCTTACCAAGTGTTTTGGACCACTTTGTGTTGCTGTTACATAAGGCAAGTTGATTTCAGTTGATGTAGAAGAAGACAACTCTATTTTAGCTTTTTCAGCCGCTTCTTTCAAGCGTTGAAGTGCCATTGCATCATCTCTTAAATCAATACCCTCATCTTTTTTAAACTCTTCAGCTAACCAGTCAATGATAGTTTCATCAACATCATCACCACCAAGGTGAGTGTCGCCATCGGTAGCTAACACTTCAAAAACGCCATCGCCTAACTCAAGGATAGACACATCGTGTGTACCACCACCAAAGTCAAAGACAACAATTTTTTGATCCGTGCTTTTTTTATCAAGCCCATAAGCCAATGAAGCCGCCGTAGGTTCGTTAATAATTCGTCTTACTTTAAGCCCAGCAATTTCACCTGCTTCTTTTGTCGCTTGACGTTGAGAGTCATTAAAGTAAGCAGGAACGGTAATTACCGCTTCTGTTACATCTTGCCCAAGATATTCTTCAGCTGTTTTCTTCATTTTTTGAAGAATCATAGCTGACAATTCTTGAGGCGAATACAATCTCCCGTCAATATCAACACGAGCGGTATCGTTTTCACCTTTTGTTACTTTATAAGCCACACGCTTGATTTCTTTAGCAGATTCAGAGAACTTATTTCCCATAAACCTTTTAATCGAAGCAATCGTTTTTTCTGGGTTAGTTACAGCCTGACGTTTCGCTGGGTCACCAACCTTAATTTCGCCACCTTCTACAAATGCAATTACAGATGGTGTTGTGCGTTTTCCTTCAGAATTTGGTATTACCGTTGGCTCGTTACCTTCCATTACAGACACGCAAGAGTTGGTTGTTCCCAAATCAATTCCAATTATTTTACTCATAATATTTGTTTTAAATTCTACTTTTAATTCACTATTTAGTTTTCAATCATTATGCCATCACAAAACTTATGACAGGTTGTCAGACTAATAGTGATTATGGCGACAAACGTGCTATCCACTACAAGTGCCAATAGGTGGCAAAAACAAAACTAAGAGCTGGCAGGAGCTTCCGGTGGTCGCTCAGCCAGCTTAAGTTTTGTAAATTTTGCTACCTATCGTCAGCTTTTCGTTACTATCACTGACGCTTTTCAACTCTTTTTATAGTTTAACTGTATTTATAGTTTAACTATTTGTTTGAATGAATTGTGTTTCAATTGTAACTGCTCTTATTTTGAAGGGTAAATACGACGGTTTATTGTTTTTTTTACATCAAAGAGTGTTCTTATATATCAGTTAAGGATATGAAACAAGAAAACAAATGAAATAGACACTTTTGTTTTAAAAAATATATTGTTTAATAACTTATGTTTGAAGTAAAAAATAACTCAGTCTCGTAATGATTTTTAGCTGTAATCTAATGAGAAACAGTTGTGTTTTTATTATAAAGTCTAATTTCGATATCGTTTTACTTTTAAAAATTAATACCTCAGAAGTATTTATTTAATGAATTGTTAATCATACATCTACAATTAGCATTTCGACTTCGCTCAATGCTCAAACATCTAAAGCATCACTTTGTATTAAATAAAATTCTAAAATTTCCAAAAGCTCAATCTAAAGGCTTTTTAAAGTTGAGCTATTTAATTCGAACTCACGCCGAATTAGTGAAATTCCCAAAAACTTTGTTTAAACTCAGATTAAATTAGACATATAAACTTAATGGGATCCGTAAAGAATAAGATATATTGATATTTTTGTAAAAAACTTAAAAATATAACTTTATGACAGTTCAAGATATTCAAACCTCTCAACAAGCTATAGACATAGAAGAAAAGCATGGAGCACATAACTATCATCCTTTACCCGTAGTGCTTAAAGAAGGCAAAGGTGTATTTGTTTGGGATGTTGAAGGTAAGAAATATTACGATTTTTTATCAGCCTATTCAGCAGTAAACCAAGGTCATTGCCATCCAAAAATTGTCAATGCCATGACCAATCAAGCCAATCGCATTACTTTAACTTCTCGAGCTTTTCATAATAACGTGCTTGGTGTTTTTGAAAAATACGCTACAGAATATTTTGATTTTGACAAGCTCTTACCTATGAATACTGGAGCTGAAGCAGTAGAAACCGCAATAAAAATCTGTCGTAAATGGGCGTATGAAAAGAAAGGTATAGATGAGCAGGAAGCCAAAATTGTCGTTTTTGAAAACAATTTTCACGGCAGAACCACAACCATCATTTCCTTTAGCAATGATGAAGGTGCCAGAAAAAACTTTGGGCCTTATACGCCAGGATTTATCAAAGTCAATTATAACGATACTCAAGCTTTAGAAGAGGTTTTAAAATCTGAAAAAAATATAGCTGGGGTGCTTGTAGAACCTATTCAAGGTGAAGCTGGCGTTTTTACACCAAGCGATGAGTTTATCCCGCAAGTCAAGCAACTTTGTAATGACCATAATGTTTTATTTATGGCTGACGAAATTCAAACTGGTATAGCTAGAACTGGAGCTTTATTAGCGGTATGTGGTAAGTGTAATTGTCAAGGTCATTGCGAACGCCAAGATACATACTCAAGACCCGATATTTTAATTTTAGGAAAAGCCCTTTCAGGTGGAGTTTATCCTGTTTCTGCAGTTCTAGCTAATAATGAAGTGATGAATGTCATTAAACCTGGACAACATGGCTCAACCTTTGGTGGCAACCCTGTGGCTCACGCAGTTGGTATGACAGCTCTTGAAGTGGTAAAAGATGAACATCTCGCCCAAAATGCCAGACATCTCGGTCAACTGTTTAGAGATAAAATAAATGAGTATATTCAAAATTCCAAAATTGTTAATTTGGTGAGAGGTCGTGGCTTGCTTAACGCTATTGTGATTAATGATAGTGAAGATTCTTCAACCGCTTGGGACATTTGTATGGCTCTAAAAGACAACGGATTGCTGGCTAAACCTACACATGGCAACATTATTCGTTTTGCACCACCTTTGGTGATTAATCAAGATCAATTGTTAGATTGTGTACAGATTATTACGGAGACTTTAAAGGGTTTTGAGAAATAGGTTTACTCAGGCTGTATAGTTTTAAATCTAAATTATGCATTAGAGTATAATCCTCCATAATAGCCAACCCTTGTCATTCTGAACGGAGCCTGCCGAACCCTTGTCATTCTGAACGGAGCTTGTCGAACCTTTGTCATTCTGAACGGAGCTTGCCGAACCCTTGTCATTCTGAACGGAGCTGTCGGAGTGAAGAATCTTTTGGTGAAACGAACCCCAATTCGTGAGAGAGATTCCTCTACCGAAGCTTCGGTATCGGAATGACATTCTCCTTGTCATTCTGAACGGAGCTTGTCGGAGTGAAGAATCTCTCAGTGAACCAAACCTCACTTGTCATTCTGAACGGAGCCTGCCGACCTCTTGTCATTCTGAACGAAGCTTGCCGACCTCTTGTCATTCTGAACGGAGCCTGCGAAGTGAAGAATCTTTTCGTGAACCGAACCCCAAAACGTGAGAGAGATTCCTCTACCGAAGCTTCGATATCGGAATGACATTCTCCTTGTCATTCTGAACGGAGCTTGTCGAAGTGAAGAATCTCTCAGTGAACCAAACCTCACTTGTCATTCTGAACGGAGCTTGCCGAAGTGAAGAATCTCTCAGTGAACCAAACCTCACTTGTCATTCTGAACGAAGCTTGCCGACCTCTTGTCATTCTGAACGGAGCTTGTCGGAGTGAAGAATCTTTTGGTAAACGAACCCCAAAACGTGAGAGAGATTCCTCTACCGAAGCTTCGATATCGGAATGACATTCTCCTTGTCATTCTGAACGGAGCTTGCCGAACCTTTGTCATTCTGAACGAAGCTTGCCGACCTCTTGTCATTCTGAACGGAGCTTGTCGGAGTGAAGAATCTTTTGGTAAACGAACCCCAAAACGTGAGAGAGATCCTCTACCGAAGCTTCGGTATCGGAATGACATTCTCCTTGTCATTCTGAACGGAGCTTGCCGAACCTTTGTCATTCTGAACGAAGCTTGCCGACCTCTTGTCATTCTGAACGGAGCTTGCCGAAGTGAAGAATCTTTGGTGAAACGAACCCCAAAACGTGAGAGAGATTCCTCTACCGAAGCTTCGATATCGGAATGACATTCTCCTTGTCATTCTGAACGGAGCTTGCCGAACCTTTGTCATTCTGAACGAAGCTTGCCGACCTCTTGTCATTCTGAACGGAGCTTGCCGAAGTGAAGAATCTCTCAGTGAACCAAACCTCAATTCGTGAAAAAGAGTCTCTCTCGTCCTAATTTCGATACAATTCCCAATATTCCAGAATCACTCAATTTGACGGCTTTATTTAATTGAGTTACTTAAATCGAACTCACATTATTTAATAAATACAGAGTAATTTATTGTTGAGTTTTTGTAATAAAAAGTGGCACATAAAGGTCACGGTTAAAAAGTTCTTCTGTTACGCTTCCAACCATTAGGCTTGAAAATGTATTTGCGCCTTTATCAGCAACGATCAAAAAAGATATTTTATGTTTTTTAGCTTCTAAGCGTATTTTAGAAGTCGCATTTGCCTCGCGTCCAGCAATTAACACCGTTTCTAATTCATGAGGATAGTTGAGTTTTTTAATAAAATTTTCAAATTTTTTTTGGACGTGGTTTTCAACTTTGGTTTCTATCTTGGAGCTATTGATATAAGGAGAAAAATGTAATGGCACATTAAAAACGTGAACAGCTTGCGTTTTAGCCTTTATTCTATCCTGAACCAAACTACTGACCTGAAATGCTTTTTTGGATGAATTTGAGAAATCTGTACTTACCCAAACTTTTTTAATATCAATGCTGTCGAGTTTTGGAATCCAAAGCACATTGCTTTTTAGAATGCGAAGTAATTTAAACCCGACAAGACCTGAGCCTTTTTCTCCATTTTTGTTACCCAACAATACTGTGTTGATATGGTATTTCTGAGAAATGTAGTTGATTAATGATTCCGTATAAGGGTCGTCTGAAATTAAAAGTTCCCAATTAGAATTTACATTCATAACCTTGGAGATTTGTTCTTTAAGCTCTTCATTGATAGCTTCTTCAAGATCAATATCTTTTATTTCTTGTTCAATAATTTCTGAAATTTCATATTTTTTGATATTATGAACAAAATAAACTTTTTCAACATCAAAATTCTCTGATAGGTAATTTGCATATTTAATTAAAGTATCGTCAAGGCTAGATAAATCTAATGCAACTAATATGTTTTTAAAAGTATCCATAATTATTCTTTTTTAGAGTTTCGTTTTTGAATGATATTCCTCACAACATCTTCGTATTCTTTTTCTTCTTCTTTTTTTATTTTACGTTTTTCTTTTGCAACTTCTTCTTCTAAACCTTTGTATAAAGAATAGCACATAATCAAAAGTATTAATGCAAAAGGCAAACCAGTTGCGACAGAAGCTGTTTGTAATGCCCCAAGTCCACCGCCGATGAGCAATACTGTCGCTACGGCACCTTCTGCCAAAGCCCAGAAAATGCGTTGTCCAACAGGAGCATCTATTTTTCCTCCAGAAGTCAAACTATCAACAACAAGCGAACCCGAGTCTGATGATGTGACAAAAAATCCTATAATTAAAACAATACCTATAACGCTCAAAATCGAGGAAAAGGGAAAGTTTTCTAAAAACACAAATAGAGCAGTGGCAACATCTTCTCCTACGGCATTGACAATGGCAGTTTCACCACCTAATACATCGTGTAAAGCCGAACTTCCAAATGCTGTAATCCAAAAGAATGTCACTAAAGTTGGAACAATCAAAACACCCAAAACAAATTCTTTAATGGTTCGTCCCTTAGAAACCCGAGCAATAAACATCCCGACAAATGGAGACCAAGCAATCCACCACCCCCAATAAAACACAGTCCAACTGTTTTGCCACGAGGTGTTGGTATAGCTTTCATTCCACAAAGAAATTTCAAATAAACTACTGACGTAATTTCCAATATTTTCAAGATAACTTTCAAAAATGAAAAGTGTCGATCCTAAAACAACCACTAAAACCAACAAGATAACAGCAATTCGCATATTCCATTCACTCAGCACTCTTACACCTTTATCTACACCCAAAACTACCGACAATGTAGCAACAGCTGTTATTCCCGCGATAAGTAATACTTGCGTAGTGATACCACCACTAATGCCAAAGATATGAGATAAGCCAGCGACCACTTGTTGAACACCAAAACCTAAAGATGTAGCTAAACCAAATAAGGTTGCTAAAACTGCGAATATATCTATGATATCACCAATGAGTCCATAGATTTTATCACCTAGGAATGGGTAAAAAACCGAACGAATAGTTAGTGGTAAACCTCTTGAATAGGTGAAATATGCAAGTGCCAAACCAACAAGTGCATAAATTCCCCAAGCATGTAAACCCCAATGTAGAAAGGTATAATTCATAGCTTCTTTAGCGACCTCAAGGGTTTGAGCTTCAGCCATAGGTGGGTTTCCAAAGTGATTAATAGGCTCGGCTATACTCCAAAATAATAAGCCTATTCCCATACCAGCACTAAACAACATGGCAAACCACGATAAGGTTTTAAATTCTGGCTCTGCATCTTTGCCACCAAGCCTGATTTTACCAAATTTGCTAAAAGCTAAAAAGATTACAAAAAACAAAAACACATTAACACACAAAACAAAAAACCAACCACCGTAGTCAGCTACAGTTTTTTGAATTTTGTCAAAATAAGTCTCTGCTGTTTCTTTAAAAATTAAGGTTAATGCAATACCAATTATAATGAGTATTGATGAGGTAAAAAACACAGAACCATTGACTTCTAATCCAAATATCGACTTCTTTTCATCGCTTCTTACTACTTTTTTAGACATAAATATATATTTATCTTGATTTGTTATCGGTTAAAAAATAATATCCAAAATTGATATTAAAACGGGCTTCCCATTTAGCATCAGGGATTCCTACGCTAAAATCATCTATAAAATTACCGCCTAACCATGAATGATTATAGCCAGCAAGATAATCAATATAGGTATATAAATTGCCAGCGGTAACCAAAATGCCTGTCACATTCATAAATGAGTCATTAAAATCATTTACTCTTTTGTGCATATAACCAAAATCATTGTAAAATTGTAGGTTAGAAACTTATTCCCAATCAACCTTTACCGATTTTGAAACGGCTAATGTGTACATTTCATAATCTGTTGCCACTTCATAAGGAGAACCATAAGCCCCCATT
This genomic window from Flavobacterium sp. CS20 contains:
- a CDS encoding universal stress protein produces the protein MDTFKNILVALDLSSLDDTLIKYANYLSENFDVEKVYFVHNIKKYEISEIIEQEIKDIDLEEAINEELKEQISKVMNVNSNWELLISDDPYTESLINYISQKYHINTVLLGNKNGEKGSGLVGFKLLRILKSNVLWIPKLDSIDIKKVWVSTDFSNSSKKAFQVSSLVQDRIKAKTQAVHVFNVPLHFSPYINSSKIETKVENHVQKKFENFIKKLNYPHELETVLIAGREANATSKIRLEAKKHKISFLIVADKGANTFSSLMVGSVTEELFNRDLYVPLFITKTQQ
- a CDS encoding BCCT family transporter, which encodes MSKKVVRSDEKKSIFGLEVNGSVFFTSSILIIIGIALTLIFKETAETYFDKIQKTVADYGGWFFVLCVNVFLFFVIFLAFSKFGKIRLGGKDAEPEFKTLSWFAMLFSAGMGIGLLFWSIAEPINHFGNPPMAEAQTLEVAKEAMNYTFLHWGLHAWGIYALVGLALAYFTYSRGLPLTIRSVFYPFLGDKIYGLIGDIIDIFAVLATLFGLATSLGFGVQQVVAGLSHIFGISGGITTQVLLIAGITAVATLSVVLGVDKGVRVLSEWNMRIAVILLVLVVVLGSTLFIFESYLENIGNYVSSLFEISLWNESYTNTSWQNSWTVFYWGWWIAWSPFVGMFIARVSKGRTIKEFVLGVLIVPTLVTFFWITAFGSSALHDVLGGETAIVNAVGEDVATALFVFLENFPFSSILSVIGIVLIIGFFVTSSDSGSLVVDSLTSGGKIDAPVGQRIFWALAEGAVATVLLIGGGLGALQTASVATGLPFALILLIMCYSLYKGLEEEVAKEKRKIKKEEEKEYEDVVRNIIQKRNSKKE
- the dnaK gene encoding molecular chaperone DnaK translates to MSKIIGIDLGTTNSCVSVMEGNEPTVIPNSEGKRTTPSVIAFVEGGEIKVGDPAKRQAVTNPEKTIASIKRFMGNKFSESAKEIKRVAYKVTKGENDTARVDIDGRLYSPQELSAMILQKMKKTAEEYLGQDVTEAVITVPAYFNDSQRQATKEAGEIAGLKVRRIINEPTAASLAYGLDKKSTDQKIVVFDFGGGTHDVSILELGDGVFEVLATDGDTHLGGDDVDETIIDWLAEEFKKDEGIDLRDDAMALQRLKEAAEKAKIELSSSTSTEINLPYVTATQSGPKHLVRTLSRSKFEQLISDLVKKTIAPCEKALKSAGLSKNDINEIILVGGSTRIPAVQEAVEKFFGKKPSKGVNPDEVVAIGAAIQGGVLTGDVKDVLLLDVTPLSLGIETMGGVNTKLIEANTTIPTKKSQIFSTAQDNQPSVEIHVLQGERPMAKDNKTIGRFHLDGIPPAKRGTPQIEVTFDIDANGIINVSAEDKATGKKQDIRIEASSGLTEEEIEKMKKEAEANAEADKKAKERVDKLNEADAMIFQTESQMKEFGDKLPEDKKKPIEDALGELKEAHKTGDVEKITPALDKLNEEWKKVSEEMYKAQAEAQQAQGDATDAGAQQDAKNSKDSDSKDDVEDVDFEEVK
- the rocD gene encoding ornithine--oxo-acid transaminase, with translation MTVQDIQTSQQAIDIEEKHGAHNYHPLPVVLKEGKGVFVWDVEGKKYYDFLSAYSAVNQGHCHPKIVNAMTNQANRITLTSRAFHNNVLGVFEKYATEYFDFDKLLPMNTGAEAVETAIKICRKWAYEKKGIDEQEAKIVVFENNFHGRTTTIISFSNDEGARKNFGPYTPGFIKVNYNDTQALEEVLKSEKNIAGVLVEPIQGEAGVFTPSDEFIPQVKQLCNDHNVLFMADEIQTGIARTGALLAVCGKCNCQGHCERQDTYSRPDILILGKALSGGVYPVSAVLANNEVMNVIKPGQHGSTFGGNPVAHAVGMTALEVVKDEHLAQNARHLGQLFRDKINEYIQNSKIVNLVRGRGLLNAIVINDSEDSSTAWDICMALKDNGLLAKPTHGNIIRFAPPLVINQDQLLDCVQIITETLKGFEK